In the Leptospira limi genome, one interval contains:
- a CDS encoding PP2C family protein-serine/threonine phosphatase, producing MKTVHTTRILLWTPIILIGYFISAQIGFNIAFLNSQVSPVWPPEGVGLASLLLLGPAALPGIYLGATLANFYNNPHFQTAFIIGIGNTLSSYVNYRIIKRVTEKTDPLYSTKDLIYFLSIGTFPGSFLSAVMGVTSLWYWDFLSSELYFNVFFTWFSGEMLGFLIVAPLLYVWFYPKSKLNLDLSKQLELFIWLIIVYISGSIAFSDEWPLLFVPIPFVIVTSIRFRQFGATLSTVVLSYIAVTLTIEGKGVFARRDSSGLSINDSLIFLDAFLFCISGIAYFLVTATRERERAQETSLKSLQVLNELKEKANEELELKVLERTAVIEEQRIEIEKQLDMAKRIQESLFPQKEIIPNGVEIEFKNIPMMKVGGDLYDIVWKPDKQELGVFICDVSGHGIPAALLSALVKTSLEKWKEDPSDLKENLESIRNQIIPNLREHFVTASLLHLHTDTGVLTFARAGHFPLFIIRKSGALVSLKPMGRIITPIFDILAEEEKFQLEKGDLIVMLTDGLTEAREPSTLQMFGEDKLLRLVTDLRSKPLLTIRDEVFQSVIHLSGGIRAIQDDLTLGLIRYTGNNEEKVMVGL from the coding sequence ATGAAAACGGTCCATACGACAAGAATTCTGCTTTGGACTCCCATCATCCTGATAGGATATTTCATTTCAGCACAAATTGGATTTAATATTGCCTTTCTCAATAGCCAAGTTTCCCCCGTTTGGCCACCAGAAGGAGTTGGACTCGCTTCCCTTTTACTCTTAGGCCCTGCTGCTTTACCTGGAATATACTTAGGAGCGACTCTTGCTAACTTCTATAATAACCCTCATTTCCAAACGGCGTTTATTATAGGAATTGGAAACACACTCAGTAGTTATGTCAATTACCGTATCATCAAACGAGTGACGGAAAAAACAGATCCACTTTATTCCACTAAAGACTTAATTTATTTCCTAAGCATTGGAACTTTTCCTGGATCTTTTCTCAGTGCTGTGATGGGTGTTACTAGTTTATGGTATTGGGATTTTTTATCTTCTGAATTGTACTTCAATGTATTCTTCACTTGGTTTTCTGGTGAGATGTTGGGATTTCTCATTGTTGCCCCATTACTCTATGTTTGGTTTTATCCCAAATCAAAATTAAACCTAGACCTTTCCAAACAATTAGAGCTCTTTATTTGGCTCATCATAGTTTATATCTCTGGCTCTATTGCTTTCAGTGATGAATGGCCCCTCTTGTTTGTTCCGATACCATTTGTGATTGTAACAAGCATTCGATTTCGCCAATTTGGAGCGACACTTTCAACCGTAGTTCTTTCTTATATAGCTGTCACACTCACCATAGAAGGGAAAGGTGTATTCGCAAGGAGAGATTCCAGTGGGCTTTCCATCAATGATTCCCTGATTTTTCTTGATGCATTTTTATTTTGTATCAGTGGAATTGCATACTTCCTAGTGACAGCTACACGAGAAAGAGAACGTGCCCAAGAGACTTCCTTAAAATCCTTACAAGTATTAAATGAACTGAAAGAAAAAGCCAATGAAGAATTGGAACTTAAGGTATTGGAACGGACTGCTGTCATTGAAGAACAAAGAATCGAAATTGAAAAACAATTGGATATGGCAAAACGGATCCAAGAATCTCTATTCCCACAAAAAGAAATTATACCAAATGGAGTCGAAATCGAATTCAAAAACATTCCTATGATGAAAGTGGGAGGTGATTTGTATGACATCGTATGGAAACCCGACAAACAAGAACTTGGCGTTTTTATCTGTGATGTATCTGGTCACGGAATTCCAGCTGCACTACTCAGTGCACTCGTGAAAACATCACTGGAAAAATGGAAAGAAGACCCAAGTGACTTAAAAGAAAACCTGGAATCCATCCGAAACCAAATCATACCAAATTTACGTGAACATTTTGTCACAGCAAGTTTACTTCATTTGCATACAGACACAGGTGTTTTGACTTTTGCCCGTGCTGGTCATTTTCCACTTTTTATCATTCGAAAATCAGGAGCCCTCGTTAGTTTAAAACCAATGGGTAGGATCATCACACCAATATTTGACATCCTTGCGGAAGAAGAAAAATTTCAACTAGAAAAGGGTGATTTGATTGTGATGTTGACAGATGGACTCACTGAAGCAAGAGAACCATCCACATTACAAATGTTTGGTGAAGATAAACTTCTCCGACTTGTTACAGACCTAAGAAGTAAACCACTCCTCACCATTCGCGACGAAGTTTTCCAATCGGTGATCCATCTTTCTGGAGGAATTCGCGCCATCCAGGATGACTTAACTCTTGGACTCATTCGTTATACAGGGAATAACGAAGAAAAGGTTATGGTTGGATTATAG
- a CDS encoding ABC-F family ATP-binding cassette domain-containing protein: MDIVLVSVSKLSKTIGEKKLFSNLDFSISEGEKLAIVGINGSGKSTLLRAILGKEETDSGQIIKNNNLKISILDQNPVFDSNETILDHIYKGDNKLVKTIRKYEDICERMGEGEEGLDDEFTNVSQEMDRLSAWDYEQQIKSILRELGVEKLERKMSELSGGMLKKVELAKALIDESNLLILDEPTNHLDVKSILWLEDYLANLDKAILLITHDRYFLDRIVNKILELDRGNYFLYEGNYSIYLERKVEREETLQKQEDKIKQFLKQEVKWLKRQPKARTTKQKARIDRANELQGREKREIQKDLELSVAAKRQGKTILEIHNLKKSIGEKVLINDFTYTFKAKERLGIIGPNGIGKSTLLNLIAGRLTPDSGYLKPGLNTKVGYFDQTSSELPLERNVLEYIKDVAGEMIETESGEKISAAKMLERFLFDGKLQYTPIAKLSGGERRRLFLVQILMTGPNFLILDEPTNDLDIQTLSVLESFLDEFPGTVVIVSHDRYFLDRTAESLLIFRKEGKLDHYIGTFSSFLEVDTLEIENEPSSSKDNTIPKTVVISEEKPKKSKQDQKKIQTLEKEIASLEEKKTKLESNLSTFANDHMELGKITKEIQTIEAEILYKMEEWEKFHTE; encoded by the coding sequence ATGGACATTGTGCTAGTTTCTGTATCTAAACTTTCCAAAACCATCGGCGAAAAAAAACTTTTTTCAAACCTAGACTTCTCCATTAGCGAAGGCGAAAAACTTGCCATAGTCGGAATCAATGGATCCGGTAAGTCCACCCTACTCCGCGCCATTTTAGGAAAGGAAGAAACGGATTCAGGCCAGATCATCAAAAACAATAATCTTAAAATTTCGATATTAGACCAAAACCCCGTATTTGATTCCAATGAAACAATCCTCGACCATATCTACAAAGGAGACAACAAACTCGTAAAAACCATTCGTAAGTATGAAGACATTTGTGAACGTATGGGTGAAGGGGAAGAAGGACTGGATGATGAATTTACAAATGTTTCCCAAGAAATGGACAGATTATCAGCTTGGGATTACGAACAACAAATCAAATCCATATTACGAGAATTAGGTGTTGAAAAGCTAGAGCGCAAGATGTCTGAGTTGTCAGGTGGAATGCTCAAAAAAGTAGAACTTGCTAAGGCACTCATTGATGAAAGTAATTTACTCATTTTAGATGAACCAACAAACCATTTGGATGTTAAATCCATCTTATGGTTAGAAGATTACCTTGCGAATTTAGACAAAGCCATCTTACTCATCACCCACGACCGTTATTTTTTAGATCGAATTGTGAACAAAATTTTGGAACTCGATCGCGGAAATTATTTTCTCTATGAAGGGAATTATTCGATTTATTTAGAACGAAAAGTGGAACGAGAAGAAACCCTTCAAAAACAAGAAGATAAAATCAAACAGTTTTTAAAACAAGAAGTCAAGTGGCTAAAACGCCAACCAAAAGCCCGCACCACCAAACAAAAAGCAAGGATTGACCGAGCAAACGAATTACAAGGTAGAGAAAAACGGGAAATCCAAAAGGATTTAGAACTGAGTGTCGCTGCTAAACGCCAAGGGAAAACTATATTAGAGATCCATAATCTAAAAAAATCGATTGGTGAAAAAGTTTTAATCAATGATTTTACTTATACCTTCAAAGCCAAAGAAAGACTTGGCATCATTGGACCAAATGGAATCGGGAAATCTACACTTCTCAATCTTATCGCTGGCCGGCTGACACCCGATAGTGGATACTTAAAACCAGGCCTCAATACAAAAGTTGGTTATTTTGACCAAACAAGTTCTGAACTACCCTTGGAACGAAATGTATTGGAATACATCAAAGATGTTGCAGGTGAGATGATCGAAACAGAATCTGGGGAAAAAATTTCAGCAGCAAAGATGTTAGAACGATTCCTCTTTGATGGGAAGTTACAATACACTCCGATCGCCAAACTCTCTGGAGGTGAAAGACGCCGACTTTTTCTTGTTCAAATTTTGATGACGGGTCCGAACTTTCTCATCTTAGATGAACCAACCAATGATCTCGATATCCAAACACTTTCTGTTTTGGAATCTTTTTTGGATGAATTTCCAGGAACAGTTGTCATTGTTTCCCATGATCGTTACTTTCTAGATCGTACAGCGGAAAGTTTACTCATCTTTCGCAAAGAAGGTAAACTAGACCATTACATCGGAACCTTCTCTTCCTTTTTGGAAGTAGATACTTTAGAAATTGAAAACGAACCAAGTTCTTCTAAAGACAATACTATCCCAAAGACGGTGGTTATAAGCGAAGAAAAACCAAAAAAGTCAAAACAAGACCAAAAGAAAATTCAGACACTAGAGAAAGAAATCGCATCCTTGGAAGAGAAAAAAACCAAATTGGAATCAAATTTGAGTACATTCGCAAATGATCATATGGAATTGGGTAAAATAACCAAAGAAATCCAAACAATCGAAGCGGAAATTCTTTACAAAATGGAGGAATGGGAAAAATTTCATACCGAATGA
- a CDS encoding tol-pal system YbgF family protein: protein MKSRLSLSIFFSFIILISHTTIYAQNQRNHGWIVSGAQGKLLIQGKEQLTIRDDFRFKTPESLTTNQEIDFYLMLGEYYLRKKDKVGIANILYDLRTKKGEYSFADFLLTSLWKHSQGDEVQAIKTLDTYIQKEPNTYFRNLAKNMRTNLFQTGEDEKKTMVRMDCQKTKPYYSLCRVFRLQYYIDLPTGKDKDMHKHFVNIMRVSSPFFEDTNLEWIPLLDRIDEDLPAKLSFLGFVREGIHFQRMIMDLERITDGAYNENSIERLAFFQILSGDYNGAEESFQNFLKSARGKKTSILNRIYVKLGALAYFQKDYKKSLDYYIKLDLNNWSSDIHHPFLNEPMSLAEVKDLISVSLYKVNGSESALKALQKIKDPEKLTEADIWPKLRISQMLMDQNPELSSRMTDEIIYMAQEKKWRRLEYAATILQGYNQIYRKEYRKSTIELTKSRGILDDENAFYAAEFLRNFGFIFAHTASGKKGPVNGNIKDGISDYLLNHPYEDLYYIRNYRPLAFSTDLFFEYALSHLRDDNDVWGLFDTLFKYNSVKTQRNTKGSPHSLFQIPYVNQQFKFLSGFSTARESKFFDSTYAESRETENLIQRKNEEENTRSLESVKLPTVFLLPYKDEFYVFTFNPKDSKRNQLNWKMVRTQRPDASDIIDVVRELVSANKDHDKIQIYLNESGMGLFRSLKKEMKEQSFVFFFSLYPNTDTQKPLNLYSWKCPTNLRSLDGKGITLVDTAYFEGSRILKDKERLHLWDFPTNASVSNLGPVLSWSCRSETGVTEEISLLKLYRRIDYRTVPKMIVYTERVLGKSWNDPNLHQEWLHFWFRSGTKKIGYLPTLPVLDQISLQSLTEQAAYKEDGVWIYSTAQ, encoded by the coding sequence ATGAAGAGTCGACTGTCACTTTCTATTTTTTTCAGTTTCATCATTCTGATTTCTCATACTACTATATACGCACAAAATCAGAGAAATCATGGCTGGATTGTCTCTGGTGCCCAAGGAAAATTACTCATCCAAGGAAAAGAACAACTTACCATTCGCGATGATTTTCGATTTAAGACTCCAGAATCTCTCACCACGAATCAGGAAATTGATTTTTATCTTATGCTTGGTGAATACTACCTGAGGAAAAAAGACAAGGTTGGAATTGCGAATATTTTATATGACTTAAGGACAAAAAAAGGAGAGTATTCGTTTGCCGATTTTTTACTCACTTCTTTGTGGAAACATTCACAAGGTGACGAAGTCCAAGCCATCAAAACATTAGATACATACATTCAAAAAGAACCAAATACCTACTTTCGTAATTTAGCAAAGAATATGCGAACGAATCTTTTCCAAACAGGAGAGGATGAGAAAAAAACAATGGTACGTATGGATTGTCAAAAAACAAAACCATACTATTCTCTTTGCCGAGTTTTTCGTTTGCAATATTATATCGATCTTCCTACGGGAAAAGATAAAGATATGCACAAACATTTTGTGAACATAATGCGGGTGAGTTCACCATTTTTTGAAGATACCAATTTAGAATGGATTCCACTTCTAGATCGGATTGATGAAGACCTACCAGCCAAATTGTCATTTTTAGGTTTTGTAAGAGAAGGGATTCATTTCCAAAGAATGATCATGGATTTGGAGCGAATCACTGATGGTGCTTATAACGAAAACTCGATCGAAAGATTGGCATTTTTCCAGATTTTATCAGGTGATTATAATGGAGCAGAAGAATCATTTCAGAATTTTTTAAAGTCAGCACGTGGTAAAAAAACATCCATCTTGAATCGTATTTATGTAAAGTTAGGTGCACTTGCCTATTTCCAAAAAGATTATAAAAAATCCTTAGATTATTATATAAAATTAGATCTAAATAATTGGTCTTCAGACATTCATCATCCTTTTTTAAACGAACCGATGAGTTTGGCAGAAGTAAAAGATTTGATTTCAGTTTCTTTGTACAAAGTGAACGGTTCAGAATCAGCACTAAAAGCATTACAAAAAATCAAAGATCCAGAAAAGTTAACAGAGGCAGATATTTGGCCTAAACTCCGTATTTCCCAAATGTTAATGGACCAAAATCCTGAGTTGTCATCTCGGATGACAGATGAGATCATTTATATGGCTCAGGAAAAAAAATGGAGACGATTAGAATACGCGGCTACCATTTTACAGGGTTATAATCAGATCTATCGAAAGGAATATCGTAAATCAACCATTGAACTCACAAAAAGCCGTGGGATTTTAGATGATGAAAATGCATTTTATGCAGCTGAATTTTTACGTAATTTTGGATTTATTTTTGCTCATACCGCTTCTGGAAAAAAAGGTCCTGTGAATGGAAATATCAAAGATGGAATCAGCGATTATTTATTAAACCATCCATACGAAGATTTGTATTACATTCGTAACTACAGGCCACTTGCTTTTTCGACAGATTTGTTTTTTGAATATGCTCTCAGCCATTTACGTGATGATAATGATGTATGGGGACTTTTTGATACATTGTTTAAATACAATTCAGTCAAAACACAACGGAATACAAAGGGGAGTCCCCATTCTTTATTCCAAATTCCATATGTGAACCAACAGTTTAAATTTTTATCTGGATTTTCCACTGCAAGAGAATCTAAGTTTTTCGATTCCACTTATGCAGAGAGTAGGGAAACGGAAAATTTGATCCAGAGGAAAAATGAAGAAGAAAATACACGTTCCTTAGAATCAGTCAAACTTCCTACTGTATTCCTCCTTCCTTATAAAGATGAGTTTTATGTTTTCACATTCAATCCAAAAGATTCCAAACGAAACCAATTGAATTGGAAAATGGTACGAACACAAAGACCCGATGCTTCTGATATTATAGATGTTGTGAGAGAACTTGTTTCTGCAAATAAGGACCATGATAAAATTCAAATTTATCTAAATGAATCTGGGATGGGATTGTTTCGTTCTCTCAAAAAAGAAATGAAAGAACAGTCCTTTGTCTTTTTCTTTAGTTTGTATCCCAACACAGACACTCAAAAACCTCTCAATTTGTATTCTTGGAAATGTCCGACAAACTTGCGTTCGCTGGATGGAAAAGGAATCACACTTGTTGACACCGCTTATTTTGAAGGATCGAGGATATTAAAAGACAAAGAACGATTACATCTATGGGATTTTCCTACTAATGCCAGTGTTTCCAATTTAGGTCCTGTCCTCAGTTGGTCCTGCCGATCGGAAACTGGGGTCACAGAGGAGATTTCTTTACTCAAATTGTACCGCAGGATCGATTACCGAACGGTTCCAAAAATGATCGTCTATACCGAACGAGTGTTAGGGAAATCATGGAACGACCCGAATCTCCACCAAGAGTGGTTACATTTTTGGTTTCGCTCTGGCACAAAAAAAATTGGATACCTTCCAACACTTCCTGTCCTTGACCAGATTTCATTACAAAGCCTGACCGAACAAGCAGCGTACAAAGAAGACGGGGTTTGGATTTATTCTACGGCCCAATAA
- a CDS encoding PAS domain-containing hybrid sensor histidine kinase/response regulator, with the protein MAESFDYQTIVESFDEFILIMDGNLEIQFAQTSPNLYLPKDSISVGKHLKELPIIPRDGLILSNLCQETLSRRIPFQFFTSLLGNQYRILGRFLETKSGPCVVLRGEPNFNIEGVILDSGPYVIFRYKFDSEFLITYVSPNVSLNLGYQTGDFKKGNLKIQDLVHPDDQKQIESEEKEYIKNKQRTYQREFRFKKLDGSYIYLSEYSVVSYYDSYPTEKISYFSDISERKEKELEIKNQRDELNRIRLLFEETNAAANVGAWEVDLIHNTIFWAKETKRIHEVDDDYLPSLENAFHFYPIESEQIALRKAFEATIQDGSSYELILQIRTNTGKLKWVKTIGHGVFENGKCIRVYGSFQDITNSVNLDKQKEEALSKLETILDATTHVTIIGTDVNGTITHFNKGAEYHLQYSAEEMIGKNTPSILHKEDEVLFRAESLSQEFGVPISGFETFVHKARLGAFDSHEWTYIRKDGSEFPIQLVVTASKNPKGEITGFLGIGIDISTQKATEEALRESERRWQFALEGSGDGIWDWNAETDQVYFSNQWKSMLGFSESEVGTDLSEWEKRVHPEDLNHCLEALEKHFRGDSNVYMSEHRMLCKDGTYKWILDRGKVIERTEDGKPLRVIGTHTDITHRKILEQDLIIAREKAEKASIAKSNFLANMSHEIRTPLNGVIGFADLLMRTDLNQVQRKYMETVHLSALSLLDLINDILDFSKIESGKMELYKERVNIFDLLHQIAEIVKHKAYEKGLELILNISPKVPRNVFVDSLRLRQILLNLIGNALKFTLKGEIQIKLTANPVNQNEYEFLFEVIDTGIGISKENQNKIFEVFAQADSSTTRQFGGTGLGLSISSKLLQLFGSKIELESELNKGSRFYFKFITIADNERNIEPNLESIKRVMVVDDNETNLSVIREMLAYKNIETITFSSPKLALNHFQEGNAYDIVISDYNMPEMNGLDLISKLKVYALTSKSKIPKFTIHSSSNEESLYEKGKEIGVGVILLKPIQTNILYESLYDLVSGRHSEKDPNLKEKFNPIVTNEKTKVMIVEDNPVNMMLTKTIVLKILQSAIIIEATNGLEAVEHFKKTEPDLVLMDIQMPEMNGYDATREIRKLQIGQNVPIIALTAGTLSDEENRCLESGMNDYISKPVVLNTIAEKMKHWLLKN; encoded by the coding sequence ATGGCAGAAAGTTTCGATTACCAAACGATTGTTGAAAGTTTTGACGAATTCATCCTCATCATGGATGGAAATTTAGAAATCCAATTCGCCCAAACATCTCCCAATCTTTACCTCCCAAAAGATTCCATTAGCGTTGGAAAACACCTAAAGGAACTCCCCATTATCCCAAGGGATGGGCTTATTTTATCCAATTTGTGCCAAGAAACATTGAGCCGAAGGATTCCATTCCAGTTTTTTACCTCACTTCTAGGCAACCAATACCGGATCTTAGGAAGGTTTCTCGAAACCAAATCTGGGCCTTGTGTGGTTTTACGTGGAGAACCAAATTTTAATATCGAAGGTGTGATTTTAGATAGTGGACCCTATGTCATTTTTCGATATAAATTTGATTCTGAATTTTTGATTACCTATGTATCACCCAATGTTTCACTTAACTTAGGTTACCAAACGGGTGATTTTAAAAAAGGAAATTTAAAAATCCAAGATTTGGTACACCCTGATGACCAAAAACAAATCGAAAGCGAAGAAAAGGAATACATAAAAAATAAACAAAGAACTTACCAAAGGGAATTTCGTTTCAAAAAACTTGATGGAAGTTACATCTATTTATCTGAATATAGTGTTGTCAGTTATTACGACTCTTACCCTACCGAAAAAATTTCTTATTTTTCTGACATAAGTGAACGTAAAGAAAAAGAATTAGAAATCAAGAATCAGAGAGACGAATTAAATCGTATTCGCTTATTATTCGAAGAAACAAATGCGGCAGCCAATGTAGGCGCTTGGGAAGTTGACTTAATTCATAATACCATTTTTTGGGCAAAAGAAACCAAACGAATCCATGAAGTAGATGATGATTATTTACCCAGTTTGGAAAATGCGTTCCACTTTTACCCGATTGAATCGGAACAAATTGCTTTACGGAAAGCTTTTGAAGCAACTATTCAAGATGGATCTTCTTATGAACTGATATTACAAATTAGGACAAATACTGGAAAGCTCAAATGGGTAAAAACCATCGGGCATGGAGTTTTTGAAAATGGAAAATGCATTCGTGTGTATGGAAGTTTCCAAGACATCACAAATAGTGTAAACTTAGACAAACAAAAAGAAGAAGCATTGTCTAAATTGGAAACAATTTTAGATGCAACAACCCATGTGACAATTATTGGTACCGATGTGAATGGGACCATTACCCATTTCAACAAAGGTGCTGAATACCATTTGCAATATTCCGCAGAAGAAATGATCGGGAAAAATACACCTTCCATCTTACACAAAGAAGATGAGGTATTATTTCGCGCAGAATCCCTTTCGCAAGAGTTTGGTGTTCCCATTTCAGGCTTTGAAACTTTTGTCCACAAAGCACGATTAGGTGCATTTGATTCTCATGAATGGACTTACATACGCAAAGATGGTTCTGAATTCCCAATCCAATTGGTGGTCACTGCAAGTAAAAATCCAAAAGGAGAAATCACAGGGTTTTTAGGAATTGGGATCGATATTTCAACTCAGAAAGCCACCGAAGAAGCGTTACGTGAAAGTGAAAGGAGATGGCAGTTTGCTCTAGAAGGTTCTGGTGATGGCATTTGGGATTGGAACGCAGAAACTGACCAGGTGTATTTTTCTAATCAATGGAAATCAATGTTAGGTTTTTCAGAATCAGAAGTGGGAACTGATTTATCGGAATGGGAAAAGCGAGTACACCCTGAAGATTTAAACCATTGTTTAGAGGCATTGGAGAAACACTTCCGAGGTGATTCAAATGTATATATGAGTGAACATCGAATGTTATGCAAAGATGGAACTTATAAATGGATTCTTGACAGAGGGAAAGTCATTGAACGTACAGAAGATGGAAAACCTTTACGTGTGATTGGAACCCATACAGACATCACTCATAGAAAGATATTAGAACAAGATTTAATCATTGCACGGGAAAAAGCAGAAAAGGCTTCCATTGCCAAATCCAATTTTTTGGCAAATATGAGCCATGAAATTCGTACACCGCTCAATGGAGTCATTGGTTTTGCAGACTTACTGATGCGAACCGACTTAAACCAAGTCCAAAGAAAGTATATGGAGACTGTGCATTTGTCTGCACTTTCACTTCTTGATTTGATCAACGACATCCTAGATTTTTCTAAAATAGAATCAGGCAAAATGGAACTCTATAAAGAGAGAGTGAATATTTTTGATCTACTACACCAAATTGCTGAAATCGTTAAACACAAAGCATACGAAAAAGGTTTAGAACTCATTTTAAATATTTCTCCAAAAGTCCCAAGGAATGTGTTTGTTGATTCGCTTCGACTGCGGCAAATCCTATTGAATTTAATTGGCAATGCCCTTAAGTTCACTCTCAAAGGGGAAATCCAAATCAAATTAACAGCAAACCCAGTGAATCAAAACGAATATGAATTCTTATTTGAGGTCATAGATACAGGAATTGGGATTAGTAAAGAAAACCAAAACAAAATTTTTGAAGTATTTGCACAGGCTGATAGTTCCACTACACGGCAGTTTGGTGGAACAGGACTCGGCCTATCAATCTCTTCCAAATTATTACAATTATTTGGAAGTAAAATTGAATTAGAATCCGAACTAAACAAAGGATCCCGATTTTATTTTAAATTCATAACAATTGCTGATAATGAAAGAAACATTGAACCGAACTTGGAATCAATCAAAAGAGTTATGGTTGTTGATGATAACGAAACCAATCTTTCTGTGATTAGAGAAATGTTGGCTTATAAAAATATTGAAACGATAACATTCAGTTCTCCCAAATTAGCCCTGAATCATTTCCAAGAAGGGAATGCATATGATATCGTCATCTCTGATTACAATATGCCAGAGATGAATGGATTGGATTTGATTTCAAAGCTCAAAGTCTATGCGCTCACATCAAAATCAAAAATTCCGAAATTCACGATTCATTCCTCTTCCAATGAAGAATCCTTGTATGAAAAGGGGAAAGAAATTGGAGTCGGTGTCATTTTATTAAAACCGATCCAAACCAATATTTTGTATGAAAGTTTATACGACTTAGTTTCAGGAAGACATTCCGAAAAAGATCCGAATCTAAAAGAAAAGTTCAATCCAATTGTCACCAATGAAAAAACAAAGGTGATGATCGTAGAAGACAATCCTGTAAATATGATGTTAACAAAAACAATCGTATTAAAAATTTTACAATCTGCCATAATCATCGAAGCAACAAATGGTTTGGAAGCTGTGGAACATTTTAAAAAAACCGAACCTGATCTTGTCCTCATGGACATCCAAATGCCAGAGATGAATGGGTATGACGCAACTAGAGAAATTAGAAAACTACAGATTGGCCAAAATGTTCCCATTATTGCACTGACCGCAGGCACTCTGTCAGATGAAGAAAACCGATGTTTGGAAAGCGGAATGAATGATTATATATCCAAACCTGTTGTTTTGAATACTATTGCAGAAAAAATGAAACACTGGCTTTTGAAAAATTAG